In one Dermacentor variabilis isolate Ectoservices chromosome 4, ASM5094787v1, whole genome shotgun sequence genomic region, the following are encoded:
- the LOC142577988 gene encoding sulfotransferase 2A8-like gives MSTTKPFAQNIDGVPRDPHCDPEVLKGALEFRAQEGDLVLLSFPKTGTHWVLYIVQLILKKGQPITSYDEFTQNMIYLGVSHPDDLKPSLPLRVISSHYPLRNESMSSEAKYIYVARNPWDVCVSFYHMATSLSAYRFQHGTFDQFFDAFLSEDVAGCGNYFDHVVSGYELKDIPNVFFVTYENLTKDTRGTVLKLARFLGDSYAADLEKDNRLLNELLERCSADHMKETMVGDLNRNSNPSIDNLLRRLDANCKDGHSGDRKKYCLVREAKVGGWKRYFSREQLRRLEEAIKKVEEISQVMELWSDIHEEATAALTAK, from the coding sequence ATGTCGACAACAAAGCCATTCGCTCAAAACATTGATGGTGTCCCAAGAGACCCGCATTGCGACCCTGAAGTCCTTAAAGGAGCGTTGGAGTTCCGCGCACAAGAAGGCGATCTGGTCCTGCTTTCATTTCCCAAAACCGGAACGCACTGGGTCCTTTATATTGTGCAGCTTATTCTAAAGAAAGGCCAACCCATCACAAGTTACGATGAGTTCACACAAAACATGATATATCTGGGAGTGTCACACCCTGACGACTTGAAACCAAGCCTGCCACTGCGTGTGATCTCATCGCATTATCCCTTGAGAAATGAGTCAATGAGCAGCGAGGCAAAGTACATCTACGTGGCGCGGAACCCGTGGGACGTCTGCGTGTCATTCTACCACATGGCGACAAGTCTCAGCGCTTACCGCTTCCAACATGGCACATTCGACCAGTTCTTCGATGCTTTCCTGAGCGAGGACGTCGCAGGCTGCGGGAACTACTTCGATCACGTGGTTTCCGGATATGAGCTCAAGGACATACCCAACGTGTTTTTCGTGACATATGAGAACTTGACGAAAGACACCCGAGGCACTGTTCTGAAGCTTGCGCGCTTCTTGGGAGACAGCTATGCAGCAGATTTGGAAAAAGATAATCGGCTGCTTAATGAGTTGCTTGAACGATGCTCGGCCGATCACATGAAAGAGACGATGGTCGGGGACCTCAACAGAAACTCAAATCCTAGTATCGACAATCTGCTGCGGCGCCTTGACGCGAATTGCAAAGATGGACACAGCGGAGACAGAAAGAAGTACTGCCTCGTAAGAGAAGCCAAAGTAGGTGGGTGGAAGAGGTACTTTTCACGGGAACAGCTGCGGCGCTTGGAAGAAGCGATAAAGAAGGTGGAAGAAATATCGCAGGTGATGGAGCTTTGGAGTGATATACATGAAGAGGCCACTGCGGCGTTAACTGCGAAATAA